A genomic segment from Klebsiella africana encodes:
- the argB gene encoding acetylglutamate kinase codes for MMNPLIIKLGGVLLDSEEALERLFTALVNYREAHQRPLIIVHGGGCVVDELMKQLNLPVQKKNGLRVTPAEQIDIITGALAGTANKTLLAWAKKHGLASVGLFLGDGDSVKVTQLDAELGHVGLAQPGSPTLINTLLAGGYLPVVSSIGVTDEGQLMNVNADQAATALAATLGADLILLSDVSGILDGKGQRIAEMTAEKAEQLIEQGIITDGMIVKVNAALDAARALGRPVDIASWRHAEQLPALFNGTPIGTRILA; via the coding sequence ATGATGAACCCATTAATTATCAAACTCGGCGGCGTTTTACTCGATAGCGAAGAAGCGCTGGAGCGCCTGTTTACCGCACTGGTTAACTACCGTGAAGCGCATCAGCGTCCGCTGATTATCGTCCATGGCGGCGGCTGCGTGGTGGATGAGCTGATGAAACAGCTTAACCTGCCGGTACAGAAGAAAAATGGTCTGCGCGTTACGCCGGCTGAGCAAATAGACATCATCACCGGCGCGCTGGCGGGTACCGCCAACAAGACGCTGCTGGCGTGGGCGAAAAAGCACGGTCTGGCCTCTGTCGGCCTGTTCCTCGGCGATGGCGATAGCGTGAAGGTGACGCAGCTGGATGCTGAGCTGGGCCATGTCGGGCTGGCGCAGCCGGGCTCCCCGACGCTGATCAATACCTTGCTGGCCGGCGGTTACCTGCCGGTGGTGAGCTCTATCGGGGTGACCGACGAGGGCCAGCTGATGAACGTCAATGCTGACCAGGCGGCGACGGCGCTGGCTGCCACCCTGGGGGCGGATCTTATCCTGTTGTCTGACGTTAGCGGTATCCTCGATGGTAAAGGGCAGCGTATTGCCGAGATGACCGCCGAGAAAGCGGAACAGCTGATCGAGCAGGGGATTATCACCGACGGCATGATTGTGAAAGTGAATGCGGCCCTCGACGCCGCACGTGCCCTGGGCCGTCCGGTCGATATCGCCTCCTGGCGTCACGCCGAGCAGCTACCGGCGTTATTTAACGGCACGCCGATCGGCACACGTATTCTGGCTTAA
- the argC gene encoding N-acetyl-gamma-glutamyl-phosphate reductase gives MLNTLIVGASGYAGAELVTYINRHPHMNITALTVSAQSNDAGKLISDLHPQLKGIVDMPLQPMSDISEFSAGVDVVFLATAHEVSHDLAPQFLAAGCVVFDLSGAFRVNDGAFYEKYYGFTHQHPDLLKQAVYGLAEWSADALKDAQLIAVPGCYPTAAQLSLKPLIDASLLDLNQWPVINATSGVSGAGRKAAIGNSFCEVSLQPYGIFNHRHQPEIASHLGAKVIFTPHLGNFKRGILETITCRLKPGVGHAQIAAVYQQAYADKPLVRLYDKGVPALKSVEGLPFCDIGFAVQDDHLIVVAAEDNLLKGAAAQAVQCANIRFGFAETQSLI, from the coding sequence ATGTTAAATACGCTGATTGTGGGTGCCAGTGGTTATGCCGGCGCAGAGCTGGTGACCTATATCAATCGTCATCCGCATATGAACATAACCGCTTTAACGGTCTCCGCGCAAAGCAATGATGCGGGAAAATTAATTTCCGACCTGCATCCGCAGCTCAAAGGCATTGTCGATATGCCGCTGCAGCCGATGTCCGATATCAGCGAATTCAGCGCTGGCGTGGACGTGGTGTTTCTCGCCACCGCGCACGAAGTGAGTCACGATCTGGCGCCGCAGTTCCTTGCTGCCGGCTGCGTGGTGTTCGATCTCTCCGGTGCCTTCCGCGTTAACGATGGGGCGTTCTACGAAAAATATTACGGTTTCACTCATCAGCATCCCGACCTGCTCAAACAGGCGGTGTATGGTCTGGCGGAGTGGAGCGCGGATGCGCTTAAAGACGCGCAGTTAATCGCAGTGCCAGGCTGCTACCCGACGGCGGCGCAGCTGTCGCTGAAGCCGCTGATTGATGCCAGTCTGCTGGATCTGAACCAGTGGCCGGTAATCAACGCTACCAGCGGGGTGAGCGGCGCGGGTCGTAAGGCCGCGATCGGCAACAGCTTCTGTGAAGTTAGCTTGCAGCCGTACGGCATATTTAACCATCGCCATCAGCCGGAGATTGCCAGCCACCTCGGGGCAAAGGTAATTTTTACCCCGCACTTGGGTAATTTTAAGCGTGGCATCCTGGAAACCATTACCTGCCGCCTGAAGCCGGGCGTTGGCCATGCGCAGATCGCGGCGGTTTACCAGCAGGCTTACGCCGATAAACCGCTGGTACGTTTATATGATAAAGGCGTACCCGCATTGAAAAGCGTCGAGGGTCTGCCATTCTGTGATATCGGTTTTGCCGTGCAGGACGACCATCTTATCGTCGTCGCGGCTGAAGATAACCTGCTGAAAGGCGCCGCAGCGCAGGCGGTGCAGTGCGCGAATATTCGTTTCGGCTTCGCTGAGACGCAGTCTCTTATTTAA
- the argH gene encoding argininosuccinate lyase has protein sequence MALWGGRFTQAADQRFKQFNDSLRFDYRLAEQDIVGSVAWSKALVTVGVLSAAEQQQLEEALNVLLEEVRANPQQILASDAEDIHSWVEGKLIDKVGQLGKKLHTGRSRNDQVATDLKLWCKDTIVELLSANRQLQSALVETAQQNQDAVMPGYTHLQRAQPVTFAHWCLAYVEMLARDESRLQDALKRLDVSPLGCGALAGTAYEIDREQLAGWLGFASATRNSLDSVSDRDHVLELLSHASIGMVHLSRFAEDLIFFNSGEANFVELSDRVTSGSSLMPQKKNPDALELIRGKCGRVQGALTGMMMTLKGLPLAYNKDMQEDKEGLFDALDTWLDCLHMAALVLDGIQVKRPRCAEAAQQGYANATELADYLVAKGVPFREAHHIVGEAVVEAIAQGKPLEALALADLQKFSPVIADDVYPILSLQSCLEKRAAKGGVSPQQVAQAINEAKARLS, from the coding sequence ATGGCACTTTGGGGCGGGCGTTTTACACAGGCAGCAGATCAACGGTTCAAACAGTTCAACGACTCGTTGCGCTTCGACTATCGTCTGGCGGAGCAGGATATCGTTGGCTCTGTCGCCTGGTCGAAAGCGCTGGTAACGGTCGGCGTTCTGAGTGCCGCTGAACAGCAGCAGCTGGAAGAGGCGCTGAACGTGCTGCTGGAAGAGGTGCGCGCTAATCCGCAGCAAATTCTCGCCAGCGATGCCGAAGATATTCACAGCTGGGTGGAAGGTAAACTGATCGATAAAGTGGGCCAGCTGGGCAAGAAACTGCATACCGGCCGCAGCCGTAACGACCAGGTCGCCACCGATCTTAAACTGTGGTGTAAAGATACCATTGTCGAACTGCTGTCGGCCAATCGCCAGCTGCAGAGCGCGCTGGTGGAGACCGCCCAGCAGAATCAGGACGCGGTGATGCCGGGGTACACCCACCTGCAGCGCGCCCAGCCGGTGACGTTCGCGCACTGGTGTCTGGCCTACGTGGAAATGCTGGCGCGCGACGAAAGCCGTCTGCAGGACGCGCTGAAGCGCCTCGACGTCAGCCCGCTGGGCTGCGGCGCGCTGGCGGGGACGGCGTATGAAATCGACCGCGAGCAGCTGGCCGGCTGGCTGGGCTTTGCCTCTGCCACCCGCAACAGCCTCGACAGCGTTTCCGATCGCGACCATGTGCTGGAGCTGCTTTCCCATGCGTCTATCGGCATGGTACATCTGTCGCGCTTTGCGGAAGATCTGATTTTCTTCAACTCCGGCGAGGCGAACTTCGTCGAGCTTTCTGATCGCGTGACCTCCGGCTCCTCGCTGATGCCGCAGAAGAAAAACCCGGACGCGCTGGAATTAATTCGTGGCAAATGCGGCCGCGTGCAGGGTGCGCTGACCGGCATGATGATGACCCTGAAAGGCCTGCCGCTGGCCTACAACAAAGACATGCAGGAAGATAAAGAGGGGCTTTTCGACGCCCTGGATACCTGGCTCGACTGCCTGCATATGGCGGCCCTGGTGCTGGACGGCATTCAGGTAAAACGTCCGCGCTGTGCGGAAGCGGCGCAGCAGGGCTATGCCAATGCCACTGAGCTGGCGGATTATCTGGTGGCGAAAGGCGTTCCGTTCCGCGAGGCGCACCATATTGTTGGTGAGGCGGTGGTGGAAGCCATTGCGCAAGGGAAACCGCTGGAAGCGCTGGCCCTGGCCGATCTGCAGAAATTTAGTCCGGTTATTGCAGACGATGTGTACCCGATTCTGTCCCTGCAGTCCTGCCTCGAGAAACGCGCAGCGAAAGGCGGCGTCTCGCCGCAGCAGGTAGCGCAGGCTATCAACGAGGCGAAGGCTCGCTTGAGCTAA
- the argE gene encoding acetylornithine deacetylase, with translation MKNNLPPFIEIYRALIATPSISATEEALDQSNESLINLLAGWFRDLGFNVEVQPVPDTRHKFNLLASTGHGAGGLLLAGHTDTVPFDDGRWTRDPFTLTEHDNKLYGLGTADMKGFFAFILDALRDVDVTTLKKPLYILATADEETSMAGARYFAETTRLRPDCAIIGEPTSLQPIRAHKGHMSNAIRIQGQSGHSSDPARGINAIELMHDAIGRIMQLRDLLKERYHFEAFTVPYPTLNLGAIHGGDASNRICACCELHMDIRPLPGMTLNDLNGLLGEALAPVSERWPGRLTVSELHPPIPGYECPPDHKLVQVVEKLLGAQTDVVNYCTEAPFIQTLCPTLVLGPGSINQAHQPDEYLETRFIKPTRELISQVVHHFCWH, from the coding sequence ATGAAAAACAATTTACCGCCCTTTATCGAGATTTACCGCGCGTTGATCGCCACACCGTCCATCAGCGCGACCGAAGAGGCTCTCGATCAAAGCAATGAGTCTTTAATCAATTTGCTGGCAGGCTGGTTCCGCGATCTCGGCTTCAATGTTGAGGTACAGCCGGTGCCGGATACGCGCCATAAATTCAACCTGCTGGCCAGCACCGGACACGGCGCCGGCGGCCTGCTGCTCGCCGGGCATACCGATACCGTGCCGTTCGATGATGGCCGCTGGACGCGCGACCCGTTCACCCTCACCGAACACGATAACAAGCTCTACGGCCTCGGCACGGCCGATATGAAAGGCTTCTTCGCCTTTATTCTCGACGCCCTGCGCGATGTCGACGTCACCACACTAAAAAAGCCGCTGTATATTTTGGCCACCGCCGACGAAGAGACCAGCATGGCCGGCGCGCGCTATTTTGCCGAAACCACCCGGCTGCGCCCGGACTGTGCCATCATCGGCGAGCCCACCTCCCTGCAGCCGATCCGCGCCCACAAAGGCCATATGTCCAACGCGATCCGTATTCAGGGCCAGTCCGGCCACTCCAGCGATCCGGCGCGCGGGATCAACGCCATTGAGCTGATGCACGACGCCATCGGCCGCATTATGCAGCTGCGCGATCTGCTAAAGGAGCGCTACCACTTCGAGGCGTTTACGGTCCCTTACCCAACCCTCAACCTGGGCGCTATCCATGGCGGCGATGCCTCAAACCGTATCTGCGCCTGCTGTGAACTGCATATGGATATCCGCCCGCTGCCGGGGATGACCCTTAACGATCTTAATGGTCTGTTGGGCGAGGCGCTGGCCCCGGTCAGCGAACGCTGGCCGGGCCGCCTGACGGTCTCAGAGCTGCATCCGCCGATCCCTGGCTACGAGTGCCCGCCGGACCATAAGCTGGTGCAGGTGGTTGAGAAACTGCTTGGCGCCCAGACCGATGTGGTGAACTACTGCACCGAAGCGCCGTTTATCCAGACGCTGTGTCCGACGCTGGTGCTCGGCCCGGGATCCATCAATCAGGCCCATCAGCCTGACGAGTATCTGGAGACGCGCTTTATCAAGCCGACCCGGGAGCTGATTAGCCAGGTGGTCCACCACTTCTGCTGGCACTAA